Proteins from a single region of Pithys albifrons albifrons isolate INPA30051 chromosome 10, PitAlb_v1, whole genome shotgun sequence:
- the RAD54L gene encoding DNA repair and recombination protein RAD54-like isoform X2 — MRRSLAPSQLAKRKAGDEEEEEEEGWHPPTTRKRQKAVSEAESGECYRSPFRKPLAQLTNRPHCLDSSQHEAFIRSILSKPFKVPIPNYKGPLGLRALGIKRAGPRSPLHDPFEEGALVLYEPPVLSAHDQLKIDKEKAPVHVVVDPVLSRVLRPHQREGVKFLWDCVTSRRIPGSHGCIMADEMGLGKTLQCITLMWTLLRQSPDCKPEIEKAVVVSPSSLVRNWYNEVEKWLGGRIQPLAIDGGSKEEIDRKLVGFMNQRGLRVPSPILIISYETFRLHAEVLQKGSVGLVICDEGHRLKNSENQTYQALNSLNTPRRVLISGTPIQNDLLEYFSLVHFVNSGILGTAQEFKRHFEMPILKGRDADASEAERHKGEERLKELISIVNRCLIRRTSDILSKYLPVKIEQVVCCRLTPLQAELYKNFLKQAKPVEELKEGKISVSSLSSITSLKKLCNHPALIHDKCVEEEEGFMGALDLFPAGYSTKSVEPQLSGKMLVLDYILAVTKSTSNDKVVLVSNYTQTLDLFEKLCRSRRYLYVRLDGTMSIKKRAKIVERFNNPSSPEFIFMLSSKAGGCGLNLIGANRLVMFDPDWNPANDEQAMARVWRDGQKKMCYIYRLLSTGTIEEKIFQRQTHKKALSSCVVDEEQDVERHFSLGELKELFTLNETTTSDTHDKIKCRRCVNGHQVRPPPEGSDCTSDLSQWNHCADKRGLQDSVLKAAWDAAVTFTFHHHSHEEQRGIP; from the exons ATG AGGAGGAGCCTGGCCCCCAGCCAGCTGGCCAAGAGGAAGGCGGgtgatgaagaggaggaagaggaggaaggctgGCACCCCCCAACG ACTCGGAAGAGACAGAAGGCTGTCAGTGAGGCAGAGAGTGGGGAATGTTACAGGTCACCTTTCCGAAAACCCTTGGCTCAGCTGACCAACAGACCTCACTGCCTGGACAGCAGTCAGCAC GAGGCTTTTATCCGCAGCATTTTGTCCAAACCCTTCAAAGTCCCCATTCCAAATTATAAAG gGCCCCTGGGCTTGCGTGCGCTGGGGATCAAACGGGCAGGACCGAGGAGTCCTCTACATGACCCCTTTGAGGAAGGAGCTCTGGTTCTATATGAGCCCCCGGTGCTGAGTGCCCATGACCAGCTGAAAATAGACAA GGAAAAAGCACCTGTCCATGTTGTGGTGGATCCTGTCCTCAGCCGTGTTTTACGACCCCATCAGAGGGAA GGAGTGAAATTCCTCTGGGACTGTGTGACGAGCCGGCGGATCCCTGGGAGTCATGGCTGTATCATGGCAGATGAAATGGGGCTGGGCAAAACTCTGCAGTGCATCACACTCATGTGGACACTTCTCCGGCAGAGTCCGGACTGCAAGCCTGAAATTGAGAAAGCTGTGGTGGTGTCTCCCTCCAGCCTGGTGAGAAACTGGTACAACGAAGTGGAGAAATGGCTGGGGGGAAGGATCCAACCACTGGCCATTGATGGAGGCTCCAAAGAAGAGATTGACCGGAAACTAG TTGGCTTTATGAACCAGCGTGGCCTGCGAGTGCCTTCACCCATCCTGATCATCTCCTATGAAACCTTTCGACTCCATGCGGAGGTGTTACAGAAGGGCAGTGTTGGGCTGGTCATATGTGATGAG ggGCATAGACTGAAGAACTCTGAAAACCAAACATACCAGGCTCTCAACAGCTTAAACACGCCTCGACGGGTCCTTATCTCGGGCACCCCCATTCAGAATGACCTGCTTGAGTATTTCAGCCTGGTGCACTTCGTCAATTCGGGCATCCTTG GTACTGCACAGGAgtttaaaagacattttgaaatgCCCATCTTGAAAGGCAGAGATGCGGATGCAAGTGAAGCTGAGAGACACAAGGGAGAAGAGAGGCTTAAAGAGCTGATCAGTATTGTGAACAG ATGTTTAATTCGAAGAACTTCAGATATCCTGTCCAAATACCTGCCTGTGAAGATTGAGCAGGTGGTCTGCTGCAG ACTGACACCTCTGCAGGCTGAGCTGTACAAAAACTTCTTGAAGCAAGCCAAGCCAGTGGAGGAGCTGAAAGAGGGCAAAATCAGTGTGTCATCTCTCTCTTCCATCACCTCCTTGAAGAAGCTATGTAATC ACCCTGCTCTTATCCATGATAAGTGTgtagaagaggaagaaggattCATGGGAGCCCTGGACTTGTTCCCTGCTGGCTACAGCACCAAATCTGTGGAGCCCCAGCTTTCAG GAAAGATGCTGGTTTTGGATTACATCCTTGCTGTCACCAAAAGCACCAGTAATGACAAGGTGGTTTTAGTGTCTAACTACACACAGACGCTGGATCTATTTGAAaagctctgcaggagcagaag GTATTTATATGTTCGACTGGATGGCACCATGTCCATTAAAAAGAGAGCAAAGATTGTGGAACGATTCAACAACCCCTCG AGCCCTGAGTTCATCTTCATGTTAAGCAGCAAAGCAGGTGGCTGTGGTTTGAACCTGATCGGGGCCAACAGGCTGGTTATGTTTGACCCTGACTGGAATCCAGCCAATGATGAGCAGGCCATGGCTCGCGTGTGGCGGGATGGCCAGAAGAAGATGTGCTACATCTATCGACTGCTTTCG ACAGGGACCATAGAGGAGAAGATATTCCAGCGCCAGACCCACAAGAAGGCCCTCAGCAGCTGTGTGGTGGATGAAGAGCAGGATGTAGAAAGGCACTTTTCTCTTGGAGAGCTGAAGGAGCTCTTCACACTGAACGAGACCACCACCAGTGACACCCATGACAA
- the RAD54L gene encoding DNA repair and recombination protein RAD54-like isoform X1, producing MCAVPLFQRRSLAPSQLAKRKAGDEEEEEEEGWHPPTTRKRQKAVSEAESGECYRSPFRKPLAQLTNRPHCLDSSQHEAFIRSILSKPFKVPIPNYKGPLGLRALGIKRAGPRSPLHDPFEEGALVLYEPPVLSAHDQLKIDKEKAPVHVVVDPVLSRVLRPHQREGVKFLWDCVTSRRIPGSHGCIMADEMGLGKTLQCITLMWTLLRQSPDCKPEIEKAVVVSPSSLVRNWYNEVEKWLGGRIQPLAIDGGSKEEIDRKLVGFMNQRGLRVPSPILIISYETFRLHAEVLQKGSVGLVICDEGHRLKNSENQTYQALNSLNTPRRVLISGTPIQNDLLEYFSLVHFVNSGILGTAQEFKRHFEMPILKGRDADASEAERHKGEERLKELISIVNRCLIRRTSDILSKYLPVKIEQVVCCRLTPLQAELYKNFLKQAKPVEELKEGKISVSSLSSITSLKKLCNHPALIHDKCVEEEEGFMGALDLFPAGYSTKSVEPQLSGKMLVLDYILAVTKSTSNDKVVLVSNYTQTLDLFEKLCRSRRYLYVRLDGTMSIKKRAKIVERFNNPSSPEFIFMLSSKAGGCGLNLIGANRLVMFDPDWNPANDEQAMARVWRDGQKKMCYIYRLLSTGTIEEKIFQRQTHKKALSSCVVDEEQDVERHFSLGELKELFTLNETTTSDTHDKIKCRRCVNGHQVRPPPEGSDCTSDLSQWNHCADKRGLQDSVLKAAWDAAVTFTFHHHSHEEQRGIP from the exons ATGTGTGCTGTGCCTCTGTTCCAGAGGAGGAGCCTGGCCCCCAGCCAGCTGGCCAAGAGGAAGGCGGgtgatgaagaggaggaagaggaggaaggctgGCACCCCCCAACG ACTCGGAAGAGACAGAAGGCTGTCAGTGAGGCAGAGAGTGGGGAATGTTACAGGTCACCTTTCCGAAAACCCTTGGCTCAGCTGACCAACAGACCTCACTGCCTGGACAGCAGTCAGCAC GAGGCTTTTATCCGCAGCATTTTGTCCAAACCCTTCAAAGTCCCCATTCCAAATTATAAAG gGCCCCTGGGCTTGCGTGCGCTGGGGATCAAACGGGCAGGACCGAGGAGTCCTCTACATGACCCCTTTGAGGAAGGAGCTCTGGTTCTATATGAGCCCCCGGTGCTGAGTGCCCATGACCAGCTGAAAATAGACAA GGAAAAAGCACCTGTCCATGTTGTGGTGGATCCTGTCCTCAGCCGTGTTTTACGACCCCATCAGAGGGAA GGAGTGAAATTCCTCTGGGACTGTGTGACGAGCCGGCGGATCCCTGGGAGTCATGGCTGTATCATGGCAGATGAAATGGGGCTGGGCAAAACTCTGCAGTGCATCACACTCATGTGGACACTTCTCCGGCAGAGTCCGGACTGCAAGCCTGAAATTGAGAAAGCTGTGGTGGTGTCTCCCTCCAGCCTGGTGAGAAACTGGTACAACGAAGTGGAGAAATGGCTGGGGGGAAGGATCCAACCACTGGCCATTGATGGAGGCTCCAAAGAAGAGATTGACCGGAAACTAG TTGGCTTTATGAACCAGCGTGGCCTGCGAGTGCCTTCACCCATCCTGATCATCTCCTATGAAACCTTTCGACTCCATGCGGAGGTGTTACAGAAGGGCAGTGTTGGGCTGGTCATATGTGATGAG ggGCATAGACTGAAGAACTCTGAAAACCAAACATACCAGGCTCTCAACAGCTTAAACACGCCTCGACGGGTCCTTATCTCGGGCACCCCCATTCAGAATGACCTGCTTGAGTATTTCAGCCTGGTGCACTTCGTCAATTCGGGCATCCTTG GTACTGCACAGGAgtttaaaagacattttgaaatgCCCATCTTGAAAGGCAGAGATGCGGATGCAAGTGAAGCTGAGAGACACAAGGGAGAAGAGAGGCTTAAAGAGCTGATCAGTATTGTGAACAG ATGTTTAATTCGAAGAACTTCAGATATCCTGTCCAAATACCTGCCTGTGAAGATTGAGCAGGTGGTCTGCTGCAG ACTGACACCTCTGCAGGCTGAGCTGTACAAAAACTTCTTGAAGCAAGCCAAGCCAGTGGAGGAGCTGAAAGAGGGCAAAATCAGTGTGTCATCTCTCTCTTCCATCACCTCCTTGAAGAAGCTATGTAATC ACCCTGCTCTTATCCATGATAAGTGTgtagaagaggaagaaggattCATGGGAGCCCTGGACTTGTTCCCTGCTGGCTACAGCACCAAATCTGTGGAGCCCCAGCTTTCAG GAAAGATGCTGGTTTTGGATTACATCCTTGCTGTCACCAAAAGCACCAGTAATGACAAGGTGGTTTTAGTGTCTAACTACACACAGACGCTGGATCTATTTGAAaagctctgcaggagcagaag GTATTTATATGTTCGACTGGATGGCACCATGTCCATTAAAAAGAGAGCAAAGATTGTGGAACGATTCAACAACCCCTCG AGCCCTGAGTTCATCTTCATGTTAAGCAGCAAAGCAGGTGGCTGTGGTTTGAACCTGATCGGGGCCAACAGGCTGGTTATGTTTGACCCTGACTGGAATCCAGCCAATGATGAGCAGGCCATGGCTCGCGTGTGGCGGGATGGCCAGAAGAAGATGTGCTACATCTATCGACTGCTTTCG ACAGGGACCATAGAGGAGAAGATATTCCAGCGCCAGACCCACAAGAAGGCCCTCAGCAGCTGTGTGGTGGATGAAGAGCAGGATGTAGAAAGGCACTTTTCTCTTGGAGAGCTGAAGGAGCTCTTCACACTGAACGAGACCACCACCAGTGACACCCATGACAA